CAAAGTCCAAACCccatattttcaaatttttgtctTGAGAACCAGTTACAATCAACTCTCCATCTGATGAGATGTCAATGCACATCACAGGTAACTTGTGGCCATATAAGGAGAGGTAGAATTTTAGGGAATCCATGTAGAAAACCTGAAAGCAATATAAGGTAAGTAAGTTGATGTTACATAAGTCAAGGAAAATAATATTACGATAGATATGAATGTGGTTAGTGTATCATTTATATGACGTTacttaaattagttttttctcCTTTAAATATGTCATTAACAGAATACCTACCTTCACTGTGGAATCAAGCAGTGCAACTGCTATATGTTTAGCATCAGGACTGATAGCAACAGCAAGTACATCGTCATTCATCTTCATGGACTTAACATTTGAAACAGTGAGCTGTTTGGTAGCCTGCAGATTATCAAACATGTTTTAATCAAATCATGTTAGCATACTCTAACATACTACTCAACACTAATAAACAATGTATCAGTTCATCAACAGCTTTAGTAATACTTGGCAATTCCGGAAATCAAAGGCACAAAACAGGAGATGAAAAAGAAAGGAGTGTAatgaaacaatttataaaacaaaaatgcatCTTTTACTTATTCTAataggggaaaaaaaagaaaatgaaggtCAGGAATCTCACCTGGCCAGATCTCTGTTTGACTTGGTACTCCCAGAATTTGACTTCATGATCTGCACTGACTGTGACGAACCCATTACCGTTTGGAATAGGTGTAATTGACCAAATAGTGCCACCATGAGCCTCCACTTCTTCCACTTTGGTAGCACTTCCTATATCAATGATTTCAAGAACCCCACTCTTGGTTCCAACAATACCATACTTGTTGTTTTGGGGAACGATCAAACTGCATAATCCATATCCTGATTCAATAGTGCGGAGACAGGAACCTGTACTGGGATTCCAAATTTTGACTTCACTGTAACTGGTTGACATCAAAAGGGTGTTATCTTCACTGAGGGTAAGACTCCTCACGTCAGAGCGATGTCCTTGGTGTTCAATGGTAACAGTTTTCTCGTTTTCGCTGCTCTTAAGGGAATAGAATTCCAGTGAGTTATTGTTCAAAGAGAGAGCTAATGTTCCTAAGGAATTTTTTGGAGCAATCggacaaaaagagaaagagctgATTTTTCTGCCAGCTCTAATGACTTGTAAAAGCTTAAAAACATCAGGGACAGTAAGACTAGAAACAGCATCCGCTTGTTCAATTTTGGCACCTGCTTCACCATTACCGGTTGGATTTTCATCACCCAATTTGgaagtcttcttctctttcctgCGAAGCCTACGCTTTGCTTTCTGCTTTGCCTCAGCTTCATCCAAAACTCGGAATATTTCAATTGTTTTACCTGCCATTTGACAAGCCAGAAGATTTCCCGAAACATTAAATCTAACTCTTGCAACTCTATCCTTAGTTTGTCTCTGAATTTCCCCGAACGGCTTTAAAATTTCCCACTTGCTCTCTGTCGAGTGATCTTCATCAGTTTTGATATCATTTGCAGTTGAATCTGATGCCAATGATCCATGAGACAAGTACTGCTTGACAGCATAAAATCTAAGTTCTTGATCAGCCGACCCAGTAACAACATATCTCTCCTCTGGATCAGCATCCACTGACCAGACTTCAGTATGATGGCCGCTAACTATTTGCATACAGTGTTGAGTCTCAAGATCCCAGACTCTTAAGAACTTGTCCTTAGATGAACTAACAAGTTTCTTACCAGAATCCAAGAAAACAAGATCTGTGACCTGCATTAGACATATGAATATTGCTTTGTCaaaaacaacaatgaaaaagCCACCAGAAAAATAGTATGAATCATCAAACACTACATCATACAACTGTAAAACTAAGATAGTAAAGAACCTGATCACGGTGACCACGGAGACGAAAAAGGCCTGATTCGCCAACAACATCCCACAAGATAACATCATTATCTTTACTCCCCGATGCAAGCATGGACCCAACCTTATTGTACCTTAAAGCAGTCACAGCCCCCTTATGACTATTCAAATTAACCTCACAGGTTCCTTTCTCGGAATCCCATATCCTTATGCTCCCATCTGCATACCCAACTGCCACCTGGTTTTATCACACAGAATCAAACAACAGCTTATGAAACTCAATACTACAAAGCACCCATGAGTATTAGATAATTGTTCTCTTGGCTAAGCAATTGTTATTCAAAAACGGCATTTTTAAGCTCTATTTAGCAACCAAATTGATATATAGagtgaacaaacaaaaaagtaagtACCAAACTAGAAGCAGGGGAGGCGGCGATGGAGGTAACGGCGAGAGATGGACCGCTGCGGGAAGAGGAAGGAGTTAGGGTTTTAGTGCAGACACCTTGACGGACATGCCAGATTCCGACCTTCTCCAACGCCGGAGCAAGCACATGCTTACCCTTAGAGTCGTAAGCTATGTTCGAATCCAAAGATGAAATCACGCCAAAAGAGGACGCCGCATTATACCTTCGGTAAGCCTTCACCATtctccaaaagaaaacaaagaagctttgattgtatttgtctcttcttcttcttcgtctccttcctTCTACTTCATTTAGCTTTTGGGTTCTAGGGTTTTGGAGAGGTTGAAGGCGTTGCTAACATCTAActgttattttaataaattgtgaTAAAGTCTTAAACTTTTTGTCAATTCAATATTTGACCCCTAGTCTTAAACTCATCGGACCcaacaacttttgttttttttagtacagtattattattattatttttttcaaacattctCAGTGATATCAGCAAATAGtcttaaacacaaaaacaacaaatagtcttaaaaacaaaaacaagtgtCTTGagcaaagaaaaaccaaaaccaagattcAAAAATATAACGATTTATTGAATTCTTGGAGAAAAGCATTGAGGTAGGGATGGTCTTCAACTTTCTCATACTTCCAATATGCCGCCATTTTATCTTTTGTAGTTTGTGAAGAAACATATCCAGATGAAAAGAGAAACAGCTGCCCAATAATAACATTTATTGCTACCTTTGTCTTGCCCTGAGATACGTGAAATTCAGCTCTAAACGCACCTAACGTTGATTCGATGGATCTGCGTTCATCACCCTTGTAGAGGCATTTGGGAGAGCAGCGTTTGGGACACTTTCCTGGGAAGAAGCGACCAAATTTAGACATTGTGGTTGCTCTTAAAATcattgttagggttttctcataTAAAACACATTCTTATGAATAGTTTTACATACTGTATGTTATACTATTATTCAAAAACTAATGATATTTCtccaaaataacaaatttaattgtAAAGATCTAAAAAAAATCACTAGACCATAATATACTagttattttgataaaattattaatttattaaattttctattttcaaagttaaaacaaaccaaaagagcttcataactcataattttgtatttaattatttttaaatgttgatGTGTAGttgttcatataattttcttatatatttattgaatgTCCATATAACAATTATGGGCGTCAAATGATATAATCTTTCAGAGCAAACAGATTTATAAatctttattgtattttttcactcataattgtttttgtctttacaaaaaaactagATAAATAACTAGCATCTTGTGCGGAGAAAAATAAGTAGTAAGTACTTTCATTATTGGATTTAACtacatatgtaatatattataactgtcaaaatatttaatgactttaggtttttttttataaaatatgttttgtctATAATACGATAgttgttattatatattcatttacaattcTGCCTCTATTAAAATAGatataatcattattattaatgtATATTATAACTGAGTTAGAAATGAAATGTGtgataattttatgtttatttatatcTAAATTTGAGACTGATTGGTAATCTTCTTATTGATTAACTGAATAGTAATATGTCTAAAAGAAATAAggttattaatttgataaattttgattttatatgaagtaatgattgattttggaaaacatgttcatatctataaatatgtttgagttatgtttaaaaaaaattaatgaattcaaatattatatttgaacGAATGAACATTATGCCCTTTTAAGAGTGGtcctcaattattttttttaatatctttttaatttttttatactattatttttgaaatttatagtgtttttataCAATGTATTCATGTTTttagcaattaaaacaaaatagaaagaaactgaaactgataaatcaaattaattttaaaacaaaacatagagTTCAAAATTGTCagataaataattttacatttctttcaaATTGTATATGGTGATGTCATATGTCAGCATataaacatttacatatataaatatgtttaactataagtaaaacataaataaacataaggatatacatatattaaattttataattgtaagcaactaataattatataatattgaaatagaaaacataactaaataaaaatatgtggatttaattacattaaatattattttaaaaatgcaacGACCAATCAtatgtttatactttatagcaCTAATCATTCTTTATTTAATCGTAAATATTTGTATCCCTCATTTGcgtattttaattgtaatttttttcaaaataattgagTTAGATATGTGTAAATTACACCAATAATAAAATCTGTAAATATTTTAGTCAAAGGGTAACTAACTAATTAAATAGACTTAAAAGGTTAAACAGACACATACTTCTCAATTAGTATAAGAAATGtgttaaaaagtttaattttttgaatttattatgaaattatatatatatatatatatatatatatatatatattttattaaaatgagttCTTCCGCGATATCGCGGGGACTCAATACCTACTTTGACTagtaaaaaatagaaacaatattattaaattGATAGGACAATAAGTTGCTTcatacattgttttttttagcaaaagatTTTGTTaccataatgattttttttagcaaTATTATTAaactgttgtcaaaaaaaaaagat
The Camelina sativa cultivar DH55 chromosome 15, Cs, whole genome shotgun sequence DNA segment above includes these coding regions:
- the LOC104746581 gene encoding WD repeat-containing protein 3-like: MVKAYRRYNAASSFGVISSLDSNIAYDSKGKHVLAPALEKVGIWHVRQGVCTKTLTPSSSRSGPSLAVTSIAASPASSLVAVGYADGSIRIWDSEKGTCEVNLNSHKGAVTALRYNKVGSMLASGSKDNDVILWDVVGESGLFRLRGHRDQVTDLVFLDSGKKLVSSSKDKFLRVWDLETQHCMQIVSGHHTEVWSVDADPEERYVVTGSADQELRFYAVKQYLSHGSLASDSTANDIKTDEDHSTESKWEILKPFGEIQRQTKDRVARVRFNVSGNLLACQMAGKTIEIFRVLDEAEAKQKAKRRLRRKEKKTSKLGDENPTGNGEAGAKIEQADAVSSLTVPDVFKLLQVIRAGRKISSFSFCPIAPKNSLGTLALSLNNNSLEFYSLKSSENEKTVTIEHQGHRSDVRSLTLSEDNTLLMSTSYSEVKIWNPSTGSCLRTIESGYGLCSLIVPQNNKYGIVGTKSGVLEIIDIGSATKVEEVEAHGGTIWSITPIPNGNGFVTVSADHEVKFWEYQVKQRSGQATKQLTVSNVKSMKMNDDVLAVAISPDAKHIAVALLDSTVKVFYMDSLKFYLSLYGHKLPVMCIDISSDGELIVTGSQDKNLKIWGLDFGDCHKSIFAHGDSVMGVKFVRNTHYLFSIGKDRLVKYWDADKFELLLTLEGHHAEIWCLAVSNRGDFLVTGSHDRSMRRWDRSEEPFFLEEEKEKRLEELFESEIDNASVDRNGPMEEIPEEGVAALAGKKTIETLSATDSIIEALDVAEDEKNRYAAYEEEKTKGKVPEYLPNAVMLGHSPSDFVLRAISKVKTNDLEQTLLALPFSDAMKLFCYMKDWSLIPEKVELVCRLDTTLVQTHHNQLVTTPSARPVLSVLRDTLYPKIKACKDTIGFNLAAMDHVMQMMASRSDAPFKDAKAKLMEIRSQQAKRMASRGETKMEKKRKKKQKKSEEGHGHALF